In Ectothiorhodospiraceae bacterium 2226, a single window of DNA contains:
- the fabZ gene encoding 3-hydroxyacyl-ACP dehydratase FabZ translates to MDINEVLKYLPHRYPFLLIDRVREYELGKSLVAIKNVSFNEPFFTGHFPQRPVMPGVLILEAMAQATGILAFKSTDTLPAEGSLYFLAGVDDARFKHPVEPGDQLLIRVEVVKRMRSIWKFSAEATVDGKLAASAQLMCAERPAE, encoded by the coding sequence ATGGACATCAACGAGGTGCTCAAGTACCTTCCGCACCGTTATCCGTTTCTGCTGATCGATCGCGTGCGTGAGTACGAGCTCGGCAAATCGCTGGTGGCGATCAAGAACGTGTCCTTCAACGAGCCGTTTTTCACCGGACACTTTCCGCAGCGCCCCGTGATGCCCGGCGTGCTGATCCTCGAGGCGATGGCACAGGCGACCGGGATACTCGCCTTCAAGAGCACCGACACGCTACCGGCAGAAGGCTCGCTGTACTTCCTTGCGGGCGTGGACGACGCGCGCTTCAAGCACCCCGTCGAACCGGGCGATCAGCTACTCATCCGGGTCGAGGTCGTGAAGCGGATGCGTAGCATCTGGAAGTTCAGTGCCGAGGCTACGGTCGACGGCAAGCTGGCGGCCTCGGCGCAGCTTATGTGCGCGGAGCGTCCCGCCGAATGA
- a CDS encoding uracil-DNA glycosylase produces MPAPDSVFDAQCRRCPRLAAHLAEVRARYPAYHAAPVPAFGAALPRLLIVGLAPGLHGANATGRPFTGDYAGILLYETLHRYGYSNQPHATARDDGLVLYGCRITNAVKCLPPENKPVGEEVRNCNVYLKQELASLPAETVVMALGSIAHGAVLRAAGVRLSAYPFAHGALHTLPSGRRLIDSYHCSRYNTQTRRLTPQMFAEVFERVNELLSARE; encoded by the coding sequence ATGCCCGCGCCCGACAGTGTCTTCGACGCCCAGTGCCGCCGCTGCCCGCGGCTGGCCGCGCACTTGGCGGAGGTGCGCGCGCGCTATCCCGCTTACCATGCGGCCCCGGTGCCGGCCTTCGGCGCGGCGCTACCGCGCCTGTTGATCGTCGGCCTGGCGCCCGGCTTGCATGGCGCCAACGCGACCGGGCGCCCGTTCACGGGCGATTACGCGGGCATTCTTCTGTACGAGACCCTGCATCGCTACGGCTACAGCAACCAACCGCACGCGACCGCGCGCGACGACGGCTTGGTGCTTTACGGCTGCCGTATCACCAACGCGGTCAAGTGCCTGCCCCCGGAGAATAAACCGGTCGGCGAAGAGGTGCGCAACTGCAACGTCTATTTGAAGCAGGAGCTGGCGTCGCTGCCCGCTGAAACGGTGGTCATGGCGTTGGGGAGCATCGCTCACGGGGCCGTACTTCGGGCCGCCGGAGTGCGCCTCAGCGCCTACCCCTTCGCGCACGGCGCGCTGCATACCCTGCCGAGCGGGCGGCGCCTTATCGACTCCTACCACTGCAGCCGCTACAACACCCAGACCCGGCGCTTGACGCCGCAGATGTTCGCCGAGGTGTTCGAGCGCGTAAACGAACTGTTGTCGGCCCGGGAGTAG
- the lpxA gene encoding acyl-ACP--UDP-N-acetylglucosamine O-acyltransferase, with protein MIHPSALVDSAATLGANVTVGPFSVIGPDVEIGEGTWIGPHVVISGPCRIGRENRIFQFCSVGEVPQDKKFAGEDSRLEIGDRNVIREGATLHRGTGAGGGLTCVGDDNLLMAYVHVAHDCKIGNSVIMANNASLAGHVTLGDYAILGGFTLVHQFCAIGAHSFSAMGSAISKDVPPYTMVAGNPAEPHGLNSEGLKRRGFSVEVQRALRQAYRVLYRSGLGREQALAQMADLAQAHPEVALLHAFVRDSKRSIVR; from the coding sequence ATGATTCATCCGTCAGCGCTGGTTGATTCCGCGGCAACACTGGGAGCGAATGTCACCGTCGGACCCTTCAGCGTCATCGGCCCCGATGTGGAGATCGGGGAAGGTACGTGGATCGGGCCGCACGTGGTCATTTCCGGCCCCTGTCGCATCGGGCGCGAGAATCGCATCTTTCAGTTTTGTTCCGTCGGCGAGGTGCCGCAGGATAAGAAGTTCGCCGGCGAGGACAGTCGGTTGGAAATCGGCGACCGCAATGTCATCCGCGAGGGTGCCACGCTGCATCGCGGGACCGGAGCGGGCGGCGGCCTCACGTGTGTCGGTGACGATAATTTGCTGATGGCTTATGTCCACGTTGCGCACGACTGCAAGATCGGCAACAGCGTCATTATGGCGAACAACGCATCGCTCGCGGGACATGTCACCTTGGGCGACTACGCCATACTCGGCGGGTTTACGCTGGTGCATCAGTTCTGCGCCATCGGTGCCCACAGCTTCAGCGCCATGGGCAGCGCGATCTCCAAGGACGTTCCGCCGTACACCATGGTGGCTGGCAACCCGGCCGAGCCGCATGGTTTGAATAGCGAGGGGCTCAAGCGCCGCGGGTTCAGCGTGGAGGTCCAGCGCGCCCTGCGACAGGCGTACCGCGTGTTGTACCGGAGCGGCTTGGGCCGCGAGCAGGCGCTGGCGCAGATGGCGGACTTGGCGCAGGCACACCCCGAGGTGGCCCTGTTGCATGCGTTTGTGCGGGATTCCAAGCGCAGCATCGTCCGTTAA
- a CDS encoding response regulator: MLEVLVVDDHDLFRAGVVCLLGEAEGIKVSGEADSGEEALRQVRARRPDVVLMDIHMPGMGGLEATRRLAGREELRVIGLSMHGEQPFPQRMIEAGAWGYVTKHCPGRELLEAVHRVGRGERFLSQRVAVQVAWSAGSEHSHLARPLEKLSQRELQIMFMATQGFRVCDIAERLHLSPKTIGTYRHRLLRKLGLRNDVELTHFALRHGLLENHAP; the protein is encoded by the coding sequence ATGCTCGAGGTGCTGGTCGTTGACGATCACGATCTATTTCGAGCCGGTGTCGTGTGTCTGCTGGGCGAGGCCGAGGGGATCAAGGTCAGCGGGGAGGCCGACAGTGGCGAGGAAGCCCTGCGACAGGTGCGTGCGCGTCGCCCCGACGTCGTCCTCATGGATATTCATATGCCGGGCATGGGCGGCCTGGAGGCGACACGGCGTCTGGCCGGCCGCGAGGAGCTGCGCGTCATCGGGCTGAGCATGCACGGTGAGCAGCCGTTTCCACAGCGGATGATCGAGGCGGGCGCGTGGGGTTATGTCACCAAGCACTGTCCGGGGCGCGAGCTGTTGGAGGCCGTGCACCGGGTGGGGCGTGGGGAGCGCTTCCTGTCTCAGCGGGTCGCGGTGCAGGTCGCCTGGTCCGCCGGCTCTGAACACTCCCATCTCGCGCGCCCGCTGGAGAAGCTGTCGCAGCGCGAGCTGCAGATCATGTTCATGGCCACCCAAGGCTTCCGCGTATGCGATATCGCGGAGCGCCTGCACCTCAGTCCCAAGACCATCGGCACCTACCGACACCGATTGCTGCGCAAGCTCGGGCTGCGCAACGACGTGGAACTGACGCATTTTGCCCTCCGCCACGGCCTACTGGAGAACCACGCCCCTTAG
- a CDS encoding Gfo/Idh/MocA family oxidoreductase encodes MKSIRTAVIGVGYLGKFHADKYADLPGSELVAVVDVDPDIRCAVAGAHQVAAVADYRELAGQVDAVSVAVPTQLHREVAGFFLEQGVHVLVEKPISTTTAEAEQLIALAEASGVVLQVGHLERFNAAMLALDDILDEPRFIESHRLAPFKPRGTDVNVVLDLMIHDIDIILDIVRAPLASIHADGACVLTDGIDIANARLQFANGCVANVTASRVSLKSERKMRIFQRDAYIAVDFQNRTLVTHRKGDTEAYPGIPNIERAEQSFGQTDALRSEIEAFLQAVRGERPPVVSGDDGRRALECAMEITRLVGHRPTV; translated from the coding sequence ATGAAATCCATAAGAACAGCCGTGATCGGGGTGGGTTACCTCGGCAAATTCCATGCCGACAAGTACGCCGACCTACCCGGATCCGAGTTGGTGGCCGTTGTCGATGTGGACCCGGATATCCGCTGCGCCGTCGCCGGCGCCCACCAAGTGGCGGCCGTCGCCGATTACCGCGAGTTGGCCGGCCAAGTCGACGCGGTGTCCGTCGCCGTGCCTACCCAGCTCCATCGCGAAGTCGCCGGGTTCTTTCTGGAACAGGGCGTACATGTCCTGGTGGAGAAGCCTATTAGCACCACCACCGCGGAAGCCGAACAGCTGATCGCGCTCGCCGAGGCCAGCGGCGTCGTATTGCAGGTTGGACACCTTGAGCGCTTCAACGCGGCGATGCTCGCGCTCGACGATATCCTCGACGAGCCGCGCTTCATCGAGTCGCACCGCCTGGCGCCGTTCAAGCCGCGCGGCACCGATGTGAACGTGGTGCTGGACCTGATGATTCACGATATCGACATCATCTTGGACATCGTGCGCGCCCCGCTCGCGTCCATACACGCCGACGGCGCCTGTGTGCTGACCGACGGCATCGACATCGCCAACGCCCGTCTGCAGTTCGCCAACGGCTGCGTCGCCAATGTCACCGCCAGCCGGGTCAGCCTCAAGAGCGAACGCAAGATGCGCATCTTCCAGCGCGACGCATACATCGCGGTCGACTTTCAAAACCGCACCCTGGTTACGCACCGCAAGGGCGACACGGAAGCGTACCCAGGCATCCCCAACATCGAGCGCGCGGAACAGAGCTTCGGCCAGACCGATGCGCTGCGCAGTGAAATCGAGGCCTTTCTCCAAGCCGTCCGCGGCGAGCGTCCCCCGGTAGTGTCGGGCGACGACGGCCGTCGGGCGCTGGAATGCGCCATGGAAATTACCCGACTGGTCGGCCACCGCCCGACCGTCTGA
- the bamA gene encoding outer membrane protein assembly factor BamA codes for MRRLLFLPLLLWLAPALAMTPFEVRDIRVEGLERISPGTLFTYLPVNVGDTLDERLAAEAIRALYRTDFFNDVRLQRDDGALVVVVEERPAIAEIEVTGNRAIRGEQLDEALRQLGLAEGRVFNRSMLERVELELQRQYFALGRYGAVVKTEVTPLERNRVAVAIDIIEGRPARIRQVNVVGNTTFSDAELLRRFDQRPRASWALWSRRDQYSRQQLAGDLENLRSYYMDQGFINFSIDSTQVSITPDKQEIYVTVNVTEGDRYNVSEVRLAGDLIVSEEELRELLLVQSGATFSRREVVESSNRISDRLGDEGYAFANINPVPEIDEETKEVALTFYVDPGRRVYVRRINISGNARTRDEVLRRELRQLEGSWLSTARVQRSRERLDRLGFFEEVHIETPPVAGAPDLVDVNIDVTERPTGSIMAGVGYAETQGVIFNLGVAQENFMGTGKRVALNLERSEVSNVYDVSYTNPYHTMDGVSRGFRVFYRETDAEAALVSAYSTDAYGGGVNYGIPLTEFTTLRLGADYENTTIRTLQRTPEFIHDFIAENGDQFGAYKLTSGLTHDTRNRAIFPTRGALSSVSLETAAPGSDLQYYKARLRHQRYFPLRDQIALALNADLGYGSGYGGDSTLPPYEHFYAGGSHSVRGYRGNSLGPRDEWNNPIGGHARIVGNAELIFPPPFGENGRTVRMGLFLDAGNVYGRREVAENQWERERIDLGDLRYAAGVSLTWLSPVGVLRFSLARALNAEPDDRTETFQFTLGTGF; via the coding sequence ATGCGTCGTCTCCTGTTCCTGCCGTTGCTGCTATGGCTGGCGCCCGCGCTTGCCATGACGCCGTTTGAAGTGCGCGACATCCGCGTAGAGGGTTTGGAGCGCATTTCGCCCGGGACGCTGTTCACCTATCTGCCCGTCAACGTCGGCGACACTCTGGACGAGCGTCTGGCGGCCGAGGCGATCCGCGCGCTGTATCGCACCGATTTCTTCAACGACGTCCGGCTGCAGCGCGACGACGGAGCCCTTGTGGTCGTAGTGGAGGAGCGGCCCGCGATTGCCGAGATCGAGGTCACCGGCAATCGCGCGATCCGTGGTGAGCAGCTCGATGAGGCACTTCGACAGCTCGGGCTCGCAGAGGGGCGGGTGTTCAACCGCTCGATGCTGGAGCGGGTCGAACTCGAACTCCAGCGCCAGTACTTCGCGTTGGGGCGTTACGGGGCCGTCGTCAAGACCGAGGTCACGCCGCTCGAGCGCAACCGCGTCGCCGTGGCGATCGACATCATCGAGGGTCGGCCGGCCCGCATCCGGCAAGTGAATGTGGTCGGCAACACGACCTTCTCGGATGCCGAGTTGCTGCGGCGTTTCGATCAGCGTCCGCGCGCCTCTTGGGCCTTGTGGTCGCGGCGAGACCAGTACTCACGCCAACAGCTGGCCGGCGACCTGGAGAACCTGCGCTCCTATTATATGGATCAGGGGTTCATCAACTTCAGCATCGATTCCACCCAGGTCTCGATCACGCCCGACAAGCAAGAGATCTACGTCACCGTCAACGTGACGGAAGGCGATCGTTACAACGTCAGCGAGGTACGCCTGGCGGGAGACCTGATCGTATCGGAGGAGGAGTTACGCGAACTCCTGCTGGTCCAGTCCGGCGCAACCTTTTCGCGTCGAGAGGTCGTGGAGTCCAGCAACCGCATCAGCGATCGTTTGGGCGATGAAGGCTACGCCTTCGCCAACATCAACCCCGTGCCGGAGATCGACGAGGAGACCAAGGAAGTCGCTTTGACGTTCTACGTGGATCCCGGGCGCCGCGTTTATGTGCGGCGGATCAACATTTCCGGCAACGCGCGTACGCGCGACGAGGTCTTGCGCCGCGAGCTGCGCCAGCTGGAGGGCAGTTGGTTGTCCACTGCGCGTGTGCAACGTTCGCGTGAGCGACTGGATCGCCTGGGCTTCTTCGAGGAAGTGCACATCGAGACGCCGCCGGTGGCCGGGGCGCCGGATCTGGTCGACGTGAACATCGACGTGACCGAGCGTCCGACGGGCAGCATCATGGCCGGTGTGGGCTATGCGGAAACGCAGGGGGTGATCTTCAACCTCGGCGTCGCGCAGGAAAACTTCATGGGCACCGGCAAGCGGGTGGCGCTGAACCTCGAGCGTAGTGAAGTCTCCAACGTCTATGACGTGAGCTACACCAATCCATACCACACCATGGACGGCGTGAGCCGCGGTTTTCGGGTGTTCTACCGCGAGACCGATGCGGAGGCGGCGTTGGTGTCCGCCTACAGCACCGACGCCTACGGCGGCGGCGTGAACTACGGCATCCCGCTGACCGAGTTCACCACGTTGCGCCTGGGCGCGGACTACGAGAATACGACCATCCGTACGCTGCAGCGCACGCCCGAATTCATCCACGATTTCATCGCGGAGAACGGCGACCAGTTCGGTGCCTACAAGCTGACCTCCGGGCTCACGCACGACACGCGCAACCGGGCCATCTTTCCCACCCGCGGCGCCCTCAGCAGCGTGAGCCTGGAGACGGCCGCCCCCGGTTCCGATCTTCAGTACTACAAGGCGCGACTGCGCCACCAACGCTATTTCCCGCTGCGCGACCAGATCGCCCTGGCGCTCAACGCCGACTTGGGATACGGCTCGGGTTATGGCGGCGACAGCACGCTACCGCCATACGAGCATTTCTACGCCGGGGGCAGCCATTCCGTGCGCGGCTACCGCGGTAACAGCCTTGGACCGCGAGACGAGTGGAACAACCCAATCGGTGGCCACGCGCGCATAGTCGGCAATGCGGAGTTGATTTTCCCGCCGCCGTTTGGGGAGAATGGCCGAACCGTACGCATGGGCCTGTTCCTTGACGCCGGTAACGTGTACGGGCGCCGTGAGGTCGCTGAGAATCAGTGGGAACGGGAACGCATCGACCTGGGCGATCTGCGCTATGCCGCCGGTGTCTCGCTCACGTGGCTGAGCCCGGTGGGCGTGTTGCGGTTCAGCTTGGCGCGGGCCTTGAACGCTGAGCCGGACGATAGAACGGAAACCTTCCAGTTCACCTTGGGGACAGGCTTCTAG
- a CDS encoding OmpH family outer membrane protein — protein sequence MIHRTIAIGVLVGVLLSAMPTAWADALKIGVVNTARVLEEAPQAEAASKKLEAEFAPRERELVNAQRQLKNLEDRLARDGAVMSEAERRNLERDIMGLRRDVNRGQEEYREDLNMRRNEELGRLHRRVYEVIVALAKDGNFDVLLGDTVLYASEQVDLTDQVIQRLRDEFRNGGGGTTAPRRQ from the coding sequence ATGATCCATCGAACAATAGCCATAGGCGTCCTTGTAGGTGTCCTTCTGTCCGCCATGCCCACCGCTTGGGCCGATGCGCTCAAGATCGGCGTGGTCAACACCGCACGGGTGCTGGAGGAGGCCCCGCAGGCCGAGGCGGCCAGCAAGAAGCTCGAGGCCGAGTTTGCCCCGCGGGAACGTGAATTGGTCAACGCGCAGCGCCAACTCAAGAATCTCGAGGACCGCTTGGCAAGAGACGGCGCGGTGATGAGTGAGGCCGAGCGGCGCAACCTCGAGCGCGACATCATGGGTCTCCGGCGCGACGTGAATCGCGGGCAGGAGGAGTACCGCGAGGACCTCAACATGCGCCGTAACGAAGAGCTCGGGCGCCTGCATCGACGTGTTTACGAGGTTATCGTTGCGCTGGCGAAGGACGGTAACTTTGACGTCTTGCTCGGCGACACCGTGCTGTACGCGAGCGAGCAAGTGGACCTCACTGATCAGGTGATCCAGCGTTTACGCGACGAATTCCGCAATGGTGGCGGGGGTACCACTGCGCCGCGGCGTCAGTAG
- the lpxB gene encoding lipid-A-disaccharide synthase, translating to MIVAGEASGDAHAAHVVRALRARTPDARFFGIAGTHMQREGVEALVDARQMAVVGLVEVLAHFRFLYGVLQRLRRVLRDERPDLLILVDYPDFNLRLARTARELGVPVLYYISPQVWAWRKGRVKTIAERVDRMAVVFPFEVPLYQDAGLHVEFVGHPLAEECEPMDRVQARARLGLPAGTRVVGLFPGSRRSEVKRLLPTMVAAAETLHQRFPDVRFLLPLASSLDHADLAPHLAGTQVEIEVVEDRAQEVMHASDAIVSASGTATLEIALAGTPLLIVYRVAPLSYTLLRRIIKLPHIGLCNIVAEREVAPELLQDAAEPGRIADVLGRMLEDEVYAAELRAGLAGVRARLGGAGCAENVARMAVEMLGERR from the coding sequence ATGATCGTCGCCGGAGAGGCCTCCGGCGACGCCCATGCCGCGCACGTGGTCCGCGCCCTTCGCGCCCGCACCCCGGACGCCCGTTTCTTCGGCATCGCGGGCACGCATATGCAGCGTGAGGGCGTCGAGGCCTTGGTGGACGCGCGGCAGATGGCGGTGGTGGGACTGGTCGAGGTGCTGGCCCACTTTCGCTTCCTCTACGGCGTGCTCCAGCGCCTGCGCCGCGTGTTGCGCGACGAGCGACCCGATCTTCTCATCCTGGTCGACTATCCCGATTTCAACCTGCGCCTGGCCCGAACCGCCCGCGAGCTCGGGGTGCCGGTGCTGTACTACATCAGCCCGCAGGTGTGGGCCTGGCGCAAGGGGCGGGTAAAAACCATCGCCGAGCGGGTCGACCGCATGGCGGTTGTGTTCCCGTTCGAAGTGCCGCTCTACCAGGACGCGGGGCTGCACGTGGAGTTCGTCGGCCACCCCCTGGCAGAAGAATGCGAACCCATGGACCGCGTACAGGCGCGCGCGCGCCTCGGGCTGCCCGCCGGCACGCGCGTGGTGGGCCTGTTTCCCGGCAGCCGACGCAGCGAGGTCAAGCGCCTGCTTCCGACGATGGTCGCCGCTGCGGAGACCTTGCACCAACGCTTTCCCGACGTCCGTTTTCTGCTGCCCCTCGCCTCCAGCCTTGATCACGCCGACCTCGCGCCCCACCTCGCCGGTACGCAGGTCGAGATTGAGGTCGTCGAAGATCGCGCCCAGGAGGTCATGCACGCCAGTGACGCCATCGTCAGCGCCTCGGGCACGGCAACGCTCGAGATCGCCCTGGCCGGCACACCGCTGTTGATCGTCTACCGTGTAGCACCGCTCAGCTACACGCTGCTGCGGCGCATCATCAAGCTGCCGCATATCGGCCTGTGCAACATCGTCGCCGAGCGCGAAGTCGCGCCGGAGTTGCTCCAGGATGCGGCCGAACCCGGCCGTATCGCGGACGTGCTGGGAAGGATGCTCGAAGATGAGGTCTATGCGGCCGAGCTGCGCGCGGGACTTGCGGGAGTGAGGGCACGGCTAGGCGGCGCCGGCTGCGCGGAAAATGTTGCAAGAATGGCCGTGGAGATGCTCGGCGAACGGCGGTGA
- the lpxD gene encoding UDP-3-O-(3-hydroxymyristoyl)glucosamine N-acyltransferase yields the protein MKATYTLAELAQHAGVELRGAADVAITGVGTLSGAGPSQITFLTNRRYAAQLPATRAGAVVLTPLDAASCPTNALLSDNPHATYARIASLFAEVAHWSPGIHPTAVIAPDARIDPSASIAAHCTVESEAVVEAGVRLGPSCVIGRRAHIGDHSHLVAQVTVSEGCALGARVLLHPGVVIGADGFGLANDNGVWIKVPQLGTVRIGNDVEIGANTTVDRGAIDDTVIEDGVKIDNLVQVAHNCRIGAHTVIAGCAGIAGSTLIGRHCAVGGGAGIGGHLSIPDGVTLTGMAMVTKSPREAGVYSSGLPAEPNAQWHRTVAHIRQLPSLLRRVKALEAALQNKPADDPADNG from the coding sequence ATGAAGGCGACCTATACACTCGCCGAACTTGCGCAACACGCCGGCGTAGAGTTGCGTGGCGCGGCGGATGTCGCGATCACCGGCGTGGGGACGCTGAGCGGCGCGGGCCCGAGCCAAATCACCTTCCTGACCAACCGGCGTTACGCGGCACAACTCCCCGCAACGCGCGCCGGTGCCGTGGTGCTAACCCCGCTCGATGCCGCGAGCTGTCCCACCAATGCGCTTCTGTCCGACAATCCGCACGCCACCTATGCGCGCATCGCAAGCCTTTTCGCCGAGGTCGCGCACTGGTCGCCGGGAATCCACCCGACGGCGGTGATCGCGCCCGACGCCCGTATCGATCCCAGCGCGAGCATCGCGGCTCATTGCACAGTCGAGAGCGAAGCGGTGGTCGAGGCGGGGGTGCGACTGGGGCCGAGCTGCGTGATCGGGCGGCGCGCGCACATCGGAGACCACAGTCATCTGGTAGCTCAGGTAACGGTAAGTGAGGGTTGCGCGCTCGGGGCCCGCGTCTTGCTGCACCCGGGTGTCGTGATCGGGGCCGACGGCTTCGGCCTGGCGAATGACAACGGTGTTTGGATCAAGGTGCCGCAGCTCGGCACGGTGCGCATCGGAAACGACGTGGAAATAGGCGCGAATACTACGGTGGACCGCGGAGCGATCGACGACACCGTCATCGAGGACGGCGTCAAGATCGACAATCTGGTCCAGGTCGCGCATAACTGCCGCATCGGCGCGCATACCGTCATCGCGGGTTGTGCCGGTATCGCGGGCAGTACCCTGATTGGGCGTCACTGTGCCGTCGGAGGGGGGGCCGGGATCGGCGGACACCTGAGCATACCCGATGGCGTCACATTGACCGGCATGGCCATGGTGACCAAATCGCCGCGCGAAGCGGGCGTCTACTCCTCCGGGCTGCCGGCTGAGCCCAATGCGCAATGGCACCGCACCGTCGCCCACATACGCCAGCTTCCCTCGCTGCTACGGCGCGTCAAGGCGCTGGAGGCGGCCCTTCAGAATAAGCCGGCGGACGATCCCGCCGACAACGGATAA
- a CDS encoding DegT/DnrJ/EryC1/StrS family aminotransferase translates to MIPMVDLKQQYAALKDEIDRGILEALGNTQFVLGPNVAAFEQEAATYLGARHAVTCASGTDALHLALIAAGIGPGDEVITTPFTFIATAEAIRYVGAVPVFVDIDPRTFNIDPRAVESAITPATRALLPVHLFGQPADMDALVAVAQRHGLQIIEDCAQSFGAPIGERMTGTFGVAGCFSFFPSKNLGCYGDGGLITTNDDEVAERLRMLRNHGSRERYHHAIIGYNSRLDELQAVILRIKLKHIERYNTERRRVAHLYSDMLRDSPYMPPHEDGIGTHVYHQYTLLADNRAELTERLQAAGIASAIYYPIPLHRQEVFAAEYASLSCPVSERVAAQCLSLPIFPELDDDQARQVIEALLGG, encoded by the coding sequence ATGATCCCCATGGTTGACCTTAAGCAGCAGTACGCGGCGCTCAAAGACGAGATCGACCGCGGCATCCTGGAGGCACTGGGGAACACCCAGTTCGTCCTCGGCCCCAACGTCGCCGCTTTCGAGCAGGAGGCCGCGACCTACCTCGGGGCGCGCCACGCCGTGACCTGCGCCTCCGGCACCGACGCGCTCCACCTCGCCCTTATCGCGGCGGGCATCGGTCCCGGCGACGAGGTCATCACGACGCCGTTCACCTTCATCGCCACCGCCGAGGCGATCCGCTACGTAGGCGCGGTACCGGTGTTCGTGGACATCGACCCGCGCACCTTCAATATCGACCCGCGGGCGGTCGAGAGCGCCATTACTCCCGCCACCCGCGCGTTACTGCCGGTGCACCTGTTCGGCCAGCCGGCCGATATGGACGCCTTGGTAGCGGTCGCGCAGCGTCACGGACTGCAGATCATCGAGGACTGCGCTCAGTCCTTTGGCGCCCCCATCGGTGAGCGCATGACGGGCACCTTCGGCGTTGCAGGGTGCTTCAGCTTCTTTCCCAGCAAGAATCTCGGCTGCTACGGCGACGGCGGGCTGATCACGACCAACGACGACGAGGTAGCTGAACGCCTGCGCATGCTGCGCAACCACGGCAGCCGCGAGCGCTACCACCACGCCATCATCGGCTACAACAGCCGCCTTGATGAGTTGCAGGCGGTCATCCTGCGCATCAAGCTCAAGCACATCGAGCGCTACAACACCGAGCGCCGCCGCGTGGCGCACCTCTACAGCGACATGCTGCGCGACAGCCCCTATATGCCGCCCCATGAGGACGGTATCGGTACGCACGTCTATCACCAGTACACCCTGCTGGCCGACAACCGCGCTGAACTCACCGAGCGCCTGCAGGCGGCGGGCATCGCGAGCGCGATCTACTATCCCATCCCCCTGCACCGCCAGGAGGTGTTCGCGGCCGAGTATGCCTCGCTCAGCTGCCCCGTCAGCGAGCGGGTGGCCGCCCAATGCCTATCGCTGCCGATCTTCCCGGAACTCGATGATGACCAGGCGCGGCAGGTGATCGAAGCGCTGCTCGGCGGGTAG